Within the Nitrospirae bacterium CG2_30_53_67 genome, the region CATGGATCAGATCTTCCAGCTCAAGGATGAGATCCGTAGGCTTAAACAAGTCCAGCAGGAGATCCGGGAGCAGAAATAAATATCCTCCGGCAAAGCCGGAGGTATTACGATTGCCGGCCCCTCAAAGGGGCCTGATCGCAATCGGTTAAAAAACACCCTCCCCTCAATCCCCTCCCATCAAGGGAGGGGAAGCCCGCCGGCAGTTCCCTCGCCCCTTGTGGGAGAGGGCAAGGGTGAGGGGTAAAGCATTTCGATTAACTGCATACTCCCGGAATGGCCAAACTCTAAGAGTCCCCCGGCAGAGCCGGGGGTTTACCTAAGTGCTAATTACCCCATTCCCGACGACAGAGTGAAGAGAAGTAAGCAGCGCATTCACGAATCCGGGGGGTGACCGGATTCGTCCTCCCACATGTCTTCAAGCTCCCACTTCATGACCGTTTGTCTGGCCTGGCGCCTCTTGCGCATATAGACAACAAGGAACGAAACTGAGACCAGGAACCAGAGCGCAGCGGATGACGTGATGACCGGGATCCACGTATACCGAAGCCTGAGGTACCTGTGCCATCTCTGCTCCATCATGTAGAAACTGAGACCGAAGGCATCCTGCATGCACTGACTCAAGGTCTCCCCCTTTTTCAGGTTCAGGATCAATTGATGAAAGGCCTCCCGGCCTCGGCTGGACAGAAGATAGGAAACCATGGAAAAACTTTCGGCGTAGGCGGCCTCGGCCTCGTTGAATGCGATGGGGAATTCCTGGTTCAGAGAGGCGAGAGGGATGAAATTTTTTTTCAGTGTCACGGCTGTGATCACGGCCGTGGTCCTGAGCGTCCACTCCCTGGCCTCATACATGGCAAAACCCTCGTCCAGCCACCTCGGGATGCGGGCGCCGGCCAGGGCCTGATGCAGGACCAGGTGCGAGAGTTCATGACGGAGGGTCTTGACCGGGTCGATGGTCCCGTACAGGGCCGCATGGGGCGCCTTGAGAATCATGAGGTTCAACTCCGGGTAGGCCAGGCCCGCGGCCCATTCCGGGGCCTTGACCGGATGAGGCTGCCGGCTGAGGAAGGCCTCATGCGTATGTTCTATATAGATCTCTACTCCGGGACGGGGTTCAACACCGGCATCAGATACGATGTCGGCATAGATCTTTTCTGAAAGGCCTGCAAGATACCCGGCCAGTTTTTGATCCGGTGGAGAAAAATAAAAAACAAAGTGTTCCGTGGAGAGGGATTGAGATTCCTCAGCATGGACCGGAGCAAAGAACGCGAAGACAAAGAACCAGGCAAGGAGGAGGACGACGCGATTGATCACGAGAGCTCTTTTCTTTACCCGCCACTTTTTACAAAGGGGGGCGAGGGGGAATTGCTGTTCTGCCGGACAATATCCATGACCTACAGCCTTTCTTTGAGGAGCTGGTTCACCAGGGCGGGACTGGCCTTTCCCCTGGAAGCCTTCATGACCTGTCCCACCAGGAATCCGAAGACCTTCTCCTGGCCGCTTCGATACGATTCGACCTGAGGGGCGTAATCCGTGAGGACCTGGTCGATGATTCTGATGATCTCTGTCTCGTCGGTGACCTGGATCAGGTTCTTCTTTTTGACAATCTGTTCAGGTCTCTTTCCGGTCCGGTACATCTCCTCGAAGACCGTTTTTGCGATCTTGCCGCTGATGGTCTTTTGTTCGATCATCCGGATCATCCCCGCCAGCATCTCGGGTGTCACCGGGCATGCCCTGATTCCTCGCTCATCCCCCTTCATTTCACGGAGGAGCTCTCCCATGATCCAGTTTGAAACCGTCTTCGGGGATTGTGCCAATTGGTTGCAGGCTTCGAAATAGTCTGCAAGTTCCCTGGATCCGGTCAGGATCTCCGCATCGTACACGGGGAGGTCATATTCCTTGATAAAGCGGTTCATCTTTGCATCCGGAAGTTCCGGAAGGGCGCATCGTATCTCCTCGATCCAGGCCTTATCCACATGCAGAGGGACCAGGTCAGGTTCGGGGAAATAGCGGTAGTCGTGGGCCTCTTCCTTGCCCCGCATGGAAATGGAGATGCCTCGGTCCGCATCCCAGAGGCGGGTCTCCTGCACAATGGCGCCCCCCTGGTCCAGGATCCGGGCCTGCCTCTTGATCTCGTATTCGAGGGCCTTCTGCACATGCTTGAAGGAGTTCATGTTTTTGGTCTCGGTCCGGATGCCGTATGCCTTTTGACCCGCAGGTCGGAGCGAGATGTTGGCGTCGCACCGGAGAGAGCCCTCCTCCATGTTCCCGTCGCAGACATCAATATAGCGGAGGATGCTTCGGAGCTTCCGCATGTAGGCCGCCGCTTCCTCGGGGCTTCGGATATCAGGCTCGCTCACGATCTCCATGAGCGGCACACCGGTCCGGTTCAGGTCCACGTAACTGCATGGGTTGCCGTGCTCGCCATGGATATTTTTTCCGGCGTCCTCTTCCATGTGGATCCTCGTAATCCCGATCCGTCTTTCTGTCCCGTGGAGATCGATGGTGAGAAAGCCGTGCTCGCAGAGCGGAAGTTCGTATTGTGAGATCTGGTATCCCTTGGGGAGGTCCGGATAGAAATAATTTTTTCTCGCAAAACGGGAGATCGGGTTGATCTTGCAGTTCAACGCCAGGCCGGTCCGCAGGGCGAAGTTCACGACCTCCCGGTTCAGGACCGGAAGCACACCGGGCATGCCGAGGCAGACCGGGCAGGTATGGTGGTTCGGAGGCCCTCCGAATTCCGTGCTGCAATGGCAGAAGATCTTGGTCCGGGTCTTGAGCTGTGCGTGAACCTCCAGGCCGATGACGGTTTCAAATTCCATGCTTTCTTCTCTTATAACACTTGTGTTGAGGTGTTGAAATTCTAAATCCTACCGATGTATTAATAGTCATTCATTGCATTCCAGTATTTTTCAATTTGCCAGAAACCTGCTTCGTCGTCAAGGATACTTCGCAACTTGTTCACCACATCGAAATACTCCTCCTCCGTGAGGTTCGTCCACTTCACTTGGGCGAGGTTTCCTAGTATTGGGTTTTCCTTAGCGATTTCTTGCAATAGAATGTGATCAATAGGCGGATGGGCTACTCGCGCCAGAGGAGAAGTTGGATCTTCACCAATTATCACCGTCACCTTCAAGTAGATAGCCACCAATTTCGCTGCGCGGCCATAAGTAATATCTGAAACGCCCGCATCCAAAAGATTTTTGATTATCTTGCGGCACAAACTTTTGTGCCAAACATCAAATTCCTCGGGCACTACATTTGCACTCATCAAGCTATAGATTGCGTCTCTGATATTGCTATCTTCCAAAGCTATTCCTAATATACTGTTCTTTGCGCCACGAAAGCCTCTTTGGATAGCACGAGCAGCTGCCCAAATCGCAAAGTTATGTTTGTGAGTCTCTAGTGTGTATGGTATTTGATCTGCCCCACCCACTGAATCAAGTAATTCTTGAAATGGCATGTCACCGCTTGCTCGTCCATGTTCGAGGGCATCTCGCACCGTTTCCACATCTGTAGCATTAACAATGATGCGCCATTTAATTCCCCTTTTTTCCCTATTCCATTCCAAAAGATTAATCTCCTCAAGTACAACGCCCAAGTAACTCGATCCCTGAGCGTGAGTGCTATCACCTGGTTTAAGATCATAAATTGCAGTTCCAAATCCGCGGATTTCTATGCCTTTGTACATTTTCTCAACATTGTTAGCAAGCGGAATCCAGCCTTTTCCAAATTCCTTGAATAGATTAGTCAACACTGTCGCGATTTCTTCAGAGGAATACTCGTGCTCAATTCCGTCTTCGTTTGCAATACGCAGTAGTCCGCGTTGGTAAGACCATTCAAAACTCTTGGCTTTTCCACCATGCGTTCGAGATGTCATTGTCGGCCCTTTTTTTAGATAAGATATCTACACAGTGATACTGCACACTGGTTGTAGCATCATGATTTTCGACAGTCAAATCATATAAATCGGCTTTCTGCGACTTACATGGAACCTGTAAAACAAAACCGCCCGCGCGATCGACAATCACACGATATCTAAATCCTAAACAAGTTCAAAATTCTAAATTCCAATGACCCAAACGTTCGGTCATGTTCTGTCTTGAGTTTTAGATTTCGGTCCTTTGATATTGTTTAGTATTTCGAATTTCGGATTTAGAATTTGTGAATCCTTTCTCTTATCATTTATCATTGTCTTCTCACATCCAATCGTACCAGACGATTATAATTCGGGTTGCCTCTTGTGCCAGTCGGTCTGCTGCTCGTAGGCGTAGGCGGTCCTGAGAACCGCTTCCTCATCAAAGTGACGCCCCAGGACCTGAAGCCCGATGGGAAGTCCCGAGGAATCCAATCCGCAGGGGATGGAGATCCCCGGAATGCCGGCCAGGTTCACAGAGATGGTAAAGATGTCCGAGAGGTACATCTGGAGCGGGTCGTTGATCTTCTCTCCGATCCTGAAGGCCGTGGTCGGGGAGGTCGGTGTGATCAGGACGTCGCAGGTTTGAAACGCCTGATCGAAATCATTCTTGATCAGGGTCCTCACCTGCTGGGCCTTGCGGTAATAGGCGTCGTAGTACCCCGAGGAGAGGACGTAGGTCCCGAGCATGATCCGTCTCTTGACCTCCGGGCCGAAACCCTGGGCCCGTGTCTTCATGTACATCTCCATGAGATCCGCTGAATCGTCGGTCCGGTAGCCGTACTTGACCCCGTCGTAGCGCGCCAGGTTTGAAGAGGCCTCGGCCGTGGCCAGGATATAATAGGTCGCAATGGCATAGCCGGCATGGGGGAGCGAGACCTCCTTGATGACCGCCCCCCTCCCTTCAAGCAGCGCAAGGGCGGCTCGGACGGCATCCTCCACCTCCGGCTGAATGCCCTCTACAAAATACTCTGCGGGCACGCCGATGGTCAGGCCTCGAATCTCCCCGGTGAGGGCTGATGTGAAGTCGGGCGCCGGGACCTTGACCGATGTGGAATCCCGGGGGTCATGCCCTGAGATCGCGTTCAGGAGCAGGGCGCAGTCCGTCACGTCCTTGGTGATGGGGCC harbors:
- a CDS encoding aspartyl/glutamyl-tRNA amidotransferase subunit B; this encodes MEFETVIGLEVHAQLKTRTKIFCHCSTEFGGPPNHHTCPVCLGMPGVLPVLNREVVNFALRTGLALNCKINPISRFARKNYFYPDLPKGYQISQYELPLCEHGFLTIDLHGTERRIGITRIHMEEDAGKNIHGEHGNPCSYVDLNRTGVPLMEIVSEPDIRSPEEAAAYMRKLRSILRYIDVCDGNMEEGSLRCDANISLRPAGQKAYGIRTETKNMNSFKHVQKALEYEIKRQARILDQGGAIVQETRLWDADRGISISMRGKEEAHDYRYFPEPDLVPLHVDKAWIEEIRCALPELPDAKMNRFIKEYDLPVYDAEILTGSRELADYFEACNQLAQSPKTVSNWIMGELLREMKGDERGIRACPVTPEMLAGMIRMIEQKTISGKIAKTVFEEMYRTGKRPEQIVKKKNLIQVTDETEIIRIIDQVLTDYAPQVESYRSGQEKVFGFLVGQVMKASRGKASPALVNQLLKERL
- the gatA gene encoding aspartyl/glutamyl-tRNA amidotransferase subunit A (allows the formation of correctly charged Asn-tRNA(Asn) or Gln-tRNA(Gln) through the transamidation of misacylated Asp-tRNA(Asn) or Glu-tRNA(Gln) in organisms which lack either or both of asparaginyl-tRNA or glutaminyl-tRNA synthetases; reaction takes place in the presence of glutamine and ATP through an activated phospho-Asp-tRNA(Asn) or phospho-Glu-tRNA), coding for MNLYELTIHEASDEMRRGRITSGDLMDSLKQRIREVEERVHAYVTIPERPPETKSPSSDRRQEAGPLSGIPVAVKDNMTTRGIRSACSSRILLNFIPPYDATVVERLYRAGAVLIGKTNMDEFAMGSSTETSYMGVTRNPWDLKRIPGGSSGGSAAAVAADECIAALGSDTGGSIRQPAAHCGVVGMKPTYGRVSRYGLVAFASSLDQIGPITKDVTDCALLLNAISGHDPRDSTSVKVPAPDFTSALTGEIRGLTIGVPAEYFVEGIQPEVEDAVRAALALLEGRGAVIKEVSLPHAGYAIATYYILATAEASSNLARYDGVKYGYRTDDSADLMEMYMKTRAQGFGPEVKRRIMLGTYVLSSGYYDAYYRKAQQVRTLIKNDFDQAFQTCDVLITPTSPTTAFRIGEKINDPLQMYLSDIFTISVNLAGIPGISIPCGLDSSGLPIGLQVLGRHFDEEAVLRTAYAYEQQTDWHKRQPEL